A stretch of Buteo buteo chromosome 21, bButBut1.hap1.1, whole genome shotgun sequence DNA encodes these proteins:
- the SPCS1 gene encoding signal peptidase complex subunit 1 — protein MAAQGDGGAGQAEAEAEARGGGAEPMAEAGGDHGGLTEDGAERKGRVSGQLSSRFPVPLQRGARRAEQRYPPSRPAAASSSSSLVDGDSRQPSRGPGEESGDAYDKKQDEDREAPLSAAAMLNIFRSIPTQMDYKGQKLAEQIFQGIILVSAIIGFIYGYITEQFGWTVYIVMAGFALSCLLTLPPWPMYRRNPLKWLPVQESGTEEKKPADRKPKRHAKS, from the exons ATGGCGGCGCAGGGCGACGGCGGCGCGGGGCAGGCTGAGGCCGAGGCCGaggcccggggcggcggcgcggagccgATGGCTGAGGCGGGAGGAGACCACGGCGGGCTGACGGAGGACGGGGCGGAGCGAAAGGGGCGTGTTTCCGGCCAGCTCAGCAGCCGCTTTCCGGTCCCGCTGCAGCGGGGTGCGCGCCGTGCTGAGCAGCGGTACCCGCCgagccggcccgccgccgcctcctcctcctcctcgctggTGGACGGGGACAGCCGGCAGCCATCGCGGGGCCCCGGTGAGGAAAGCGGAGACGCCTACGACAAGAAGCAGGACGAGGACCGGGAGGCGCCGCTCTCCGCCGCCGCCATGCTGAACATCTTCCGCTCCATCCCCACGCAGATG GACTACAAGGGCCAAAAATtagcagaacagatttttcaagGAATCATTCTTGTCTCTGCA atAATTGGTTTCATCTATGGATACATCACTGAACAGTTTGGATGGACTGTCTACATAGTTATGGCTGGATTTGCTTTATCGTGTTtg CTGACACTCCCTCCATGGCCTATGTACCGCCGCAATCCTCTGAAGTGGCTACCCGTCCAAGAGtcaggaacagaagaaaagaagccagCAGACAGAAAGCCAAAGAGACATgctaaaagctaa
- the NEK4 gene encoding serine/threonine-protein kinase Nek4 isoform X2 produces the protein MPLTAYCFLRAVGKGSYGEYVIKKLNLKNASNRERKAAEQEAQLLSQLKHPNIVTYRESWQGEDGLLYIVMGFCEGGDLYHKLKEQKGKLLPENQVVEWFVQIAMALQYLHEKHILHRDLKTQNVFLTRTNIIKVGDLGIARVLENQYDMASTLIGTPYYMSPELFSNKPYNYKSDVWALGCCVYEMATLKHAFNAKDMNSLVYRIIEGKLPPMPKDYSPQLVEIIRTMLSKKPEERPSVKSILRQPYIKHQISLFLEATKAKATRSNRKTVNSKPKDPCSVVSVKNESHIRNVTHQNHSSEQAKKYKVNEEDCIIKYKATKFCPSEKPAVELERKPSNNDLNNLGDSLATVSEVNIDILPSGRTKYGSEKCGSEHIPENNKAKYLNVPGSSKITSSSPPIKEDGLQQRAKQAFKAENVESKQSSADAIEEDGDTLKLLQPVSKDQNQTDLSLDSTEKLLAPFVPVVIQDDVCHGASGDAQEKITSHLQPHSSVSEPSLSRQRRQKKRELAEVCSEKFRTVASRPLPFPSDTNGKATQRCAEQHGAEASESVNSTKTSQVAISKERPLSARERRRLKQSQEEKFPSVIPAGRTSNSAVVEAKSHTENHVKVAQSSSDPSISQRKRETHCLSDDELSSSTSSTDKSDGDSKERKSNMNEMNDLVQLMTWTLKMDSKEKAEYCVTSTPAPEFKLHRKYRDTLILHGKSPDESEELKLEEISSDMLSVPDKIRRMVEILRSDVVQGLGVKLLEKAYSIMEEDDEVKRELQLREHMGDKYASYSVKAHHLKFLEENVKF, from the exons TATGTCATCAAAAAGTTAAACCTTAAAAATGCTTCCAACCgggagaggaaagcagcagaacaagAGGCACAGTTgttatcccagctgaaacaccCGAACATAGTCACCTACAGAGAGTCCTGGCAGGGGGAGGATGGCCTATTATATATTGTTATGGGATTCTGCGAGGGAGGAGATCTGTATCACAAACTTAAAGAGCAGAAGGGCAAACTTTTGCCTGAGAATCAGGTGGTGGAGTGGTTTGTCCAGATTGCCATGGCACTGCAG tatTTACATGAAAAGCACATTCTGCACAGAGATCTTAAaactcaaaatgtttttctgacgCGAACAAATATAATCAAAGTGGGTGACCTGGGAATAGCCAGAGTGTTGGAAAACCAATATGACATGGCCAGCACTCTCATAGGCACACCATACTACATGAGCCCTGAACTCTTTTCTAACAAACCCTACAACTACAAG tctgatgTTTGGGCATTAGGCTGCTGCGTTTATGAAATGGCTACACTGAAACATGCCTTTAATGCTAAAGACATGAACTCTTTGGTTTATCGAATTATTGAAGGAAag tTGCCACCCATGCCAAAGGATTACAGCCCCCAGTTGGTCGAAATAATACGAACTATGCTCAGTAAAAAACCTGAGGAAAGACCTAGTGTGAAAAGCATATTACGACAGCCATATATCAAGCACcaaatttctttgtttttggaAGCCACGAAGGC gaaAGCTACCAGAAGTAATAGGAAAACAGTGAATTCTAAACCTAAAGATCCTTGTTCTGTGGTCTCAGTAAAGAATGAATCTCATATCAGGAATGTTACACACCAAAACCACTCCTCTGAGCAAGCCAAGAAATACAAAGTT AATGAAGAAGATTGCATCATCAAATATAAAGCCACCAAATTTTGTCCCTCAGAGAAACCAGCTGTTGAGttggaaagaaaaccaagcaaTAATGATTTGAACAACCTGGGAGACTCCTTAGCTACAGTTAGTGAAGTGAATATTGATATCTTACCATCTGGAAGAACGAAGTATGGAAGCGAGAAGTGTGGCAGTGAGCATATTCCAGAGAATAATAAAGCAAAGTATTTAAATGTTCCAGGGAGTTCTAAAATAACATCCAGTAGCCCACCAATTAAGGAAGATGGACTACAGCAAAGAGCAAAGCAagcttttaaagctgaaaatgttGAGTCTAAGCAGTCTTCTGCAGATGCTATAGAAGAAGATGGCGACACTTTGAAACTCCTGCAGCCTGTATCAAAagaccaaaaccaaactgaCCTG AGCTTGGATTCTACTGAAAAGCTGCTAGCACCGTTTGTTCCTGTTGTAATTCAA GATGATGTCTGTCATGGAGCTTCGGGAGATGCTCAGGAAAAAATTACCTCCCACTTGCAGCCTCATAGCTCCGTCAGTGAACCCTCTCTCTCACGGCAGCGAcggcagaagaaaagagagctAGCTGAAGTCTGTTCAGAGAAG TTCAGAACTGTTGCTTCTCGGCCTTTACCTTTTCCTTCTGACACCAACGGAAAAGCAACACAGAGGTGTGCAGAGCAGCATGGTGCTGAAGCCTCTGAATCTGTAAATAGCACCAAAACCAGTCAAGTTGCTATTTCAAAG GAGCGGCCCTTGTCAGCAAGAGAACGAAGGAGGCTAAAACAGTCTCAGGAGGAGAAGTTTCCCTCTG TGATTCCAGCAGGACGAACATCAAATAGTGCAGTAGTTGAAGCAAAATCACATACGGAAAATCATGTTAAAGTTGCTCAGTCCTCATCAGATCCCAGTATTTCTCAG agaaagagagaaacccATTGCCTGTCTGATGATGAGTTAAGCTCTTCCACAAGCTCTACAGATAAGTCTGATGGCGATTCCAAGGAGAG AAAAAGCAATATGAATGAAATGAATGACTTGGTGCAGCTAATGACATGGACACTGAAAATGGACTCTAAGGAGAAAGCTGAATACTGTGTAACCTCGACTCCAGCCCCAGAGTTTAAACTTCATAGAAAATATCGAGACACTTTGATTTTGCATGGAAAATCACCTGATGAATCAGAGGAATTAAAATTGGAAGAGATTTCTTCAG atatgtTATCAGTTCCTGACAAGATTAGGAGAATGGTTGAAATCCTGAGATCTGATGTGGTGCAAGGGTTGGGAGTGAAACTTCTTGAAAAGGCATACAGCATCATGGAAGAAGACGATGAAGTGAAGAGAGAG CTGCAGTTGCGGGAGCATATGGGAGACAAGTATGCAAGTTACAGTGTGAAAGCACACCATCTGAAATTTCTTGAAGAAAACGTGAAGTTCTGA
- the NEK4 gene encoding serine/threonine-protein kinase Nek4 isoform X3, with product MPLTAYCFLRAVGKGSYGEVSLVRHQQDSKQYVIKKLNLKNASNRERKAAEQEAQLLSQLKHPNIVTYRESWQGEDGLLYIVMGFCEGGDLYHKLKEQKGKLLPENQVVEWFVQIAMALQYLHEKHILHRDLKTQNVFLTRTNIIKVGDLGIARVLENQYDMASTLIGTPYYMSPELFSNKPYNYKLPPMPKDYSPQLVEIIRTMLSKKPEERPSVKSILRQPYIKHQISLFLEATKAKATRSNRKTVNSKPKDPCSVVSVKNESHIRNVTHQNHSSEQAKKYKVNEEDCIIKYKATKFCPSEKPAVELERKPSNNDLNNLGDSLATVSEVNIDILPSGRTKYGSEKCGSEHIPENNKAKYLNVPGSSKITSSSPPIKEDGLQQRAKQAFKAENVESKQSSADAIEEDGDTLKLLQPVSKDQNQTDLSLDSTEKLLAPFVPVVIQDDVCHGASGDAQEKITSHLQPHSSVSEPSLSRQRRQKKRELAEVCSEKFRTVASRPLPFPSDTNGKATQRCAEQHGAEASESVNSTKTSQVAISKERPLSARERRRLKQSQEEKFPSVIPAGRTSNSAVVEAKSHTENHVKVAQSSSDPSISQRKRETHCLSDDELSSSTSSTDKSDGDSKERKSNMNEMNDLVQLMTWTLKMDSKEKAEYCVTSTPAPEFKLHRKYRDTLILHGKSPDESEELKLEEISSDMLSVPDKIRRMVEILRSDVVQGLGVKLLEKAYSIMEEDDEVKRELQLREHMGDKYASYSVKAHHLKFLEENVKF from the exons TATGTCATCAAAAAGTTAAACCTTAAAAATGCTTCCAACCgggagaggaaagcagcagaacaagAGGCACAGTTgttatcccagctgaaacaccCGAACATAGTCACCTACAGAGAGTCCTGGCAGGGGGAGGATGGCCTATTATATATTGTTATGGGATTCTGCGAGGGAGGAGATCTGTATCACAAACTTAAAGAGCAGAAGGGCAAACTTTTGCCTGAGAATCAGGTGGTGGAGTGGTTTGTCCAGATTGCCATGGCACTGCAG tatTTACATGAAAAGCACATTCTGCACAGAGATCTTAAaactcaaaatgtttttctgacgCGAACAAATATAATCAAAGTGGGTGACCTGGGAATAGCCAGAGTGTTGGAAAACCAATATGACATGGCCAGCACTCTCATAGGCACACCATACTACATGAGCCCTGAACTCTTTTCTAACAAACCCTACAACTACAAG tTGCCACCCATGCCAAAGGATTACAGCCCCCAGTTGGTCGAAATAATACGAACTATGCTCAGTAAAAAACCTGAGGAAAGACCTAGTGTGAAAAGCATATTACGACAGCCATATATCAAGCACcaaatttctttgtttttggaAGCCACGAAGGC gaaAGCTACCAGAAGTAATAGGAAAACAGTGAATTCTAAACCTAAAGATCCTTGTTCTGTGGTCTCAGTAAAGAATGAATCTCATATCAGGAATGTTACACACCAAAACCACTCCTCTGAGCAAGCCAAGAAATACAAAGTT AATGAAGAAGATTGCATCATCAAATATAAAGCCACCAAATTTTGTCCCTCAGAGAAACCAGCTGTTGAGttggaaagaaaaccaagcaaTAATGATTTGAACAACCTGGGAGACTCCTTAGCTACAGTTAGTGAAGTGAATATTGATATCTTACCATCTGGAAGAACGAAGTATGGAAGCGAGAAGTGTGGCAGTGAGCATATTCCAGAGAATAATAAAGCAAAGTATTTAAATGTTCCAGGGAGTTCTAAAATAACATCCAGTAGCCCACCAATTAAGGAAGATGGACTACAGCAAAGAGCAAAGCAagcttttaaagctgaaaatgttGAGTCTAAGCAGTCTTCTGCAGATGCTATAGAAGAAGATGGCGACACTTTGAAACTCCTGCAGCCTGTATCAAAagaccaaaaccaaactgaCCTG AGCTTGGATTCTACTGAAAAGCTGCTAGCACCGTTTGTTCCTGTTGTAATTCAA GATGATGTCTGTCATGGAGCTTCGGGAGATGCTCAGGAAAAAATTACCTCCCACTTGCAGCCTCATAGCTCCGTCAGTGAACCCTCTCTCTCACGGCAGCGAcggcagaagaaaagagagctAGCTGAAGTCTGTTCAGAGAAG TTCAGAACTGTTGCTTCTCGGCCTTTACCTTTTCCTTCTGACACCAACGGAAAAGCAACACAGAGGTGTGCAGAGCAGCATGGTGCTGAAGCCTCTGAATCTGTAAATAGCACCAAAACCAGTCAAGTTGCTATTTCAAAG GAGCGGCCCTTGTCAGCAAGAGAACGAAGGAGGCTAAAACAGTCTCAGGAGGAGAAGTTTCCCTCTG TGATTCCAGCAGGACGAACATCAAATAGTGCAGTAGTTGAAGCAAAATCACATACGGAAAATCATGTTAAAGTTGCTCAGTCCTCATCAGATCCCAGTATTTCTCAG agaaagagagaaacccATTGCCTGTCTGATGATGAGTTAAGCTCTTCCACAAGCTCTACAGATAAGTCTGATGGCGATTCCAAGGAGAG AAAAAGCAATATGAATGAAATGAATGACTTGGTGCAGCTAATGACATGGACACTGAAAATGGACTCTAAGGAGAAAGCTGAATACTGTGTAACCTCGACTCCAGCCCCAGAGTTTAAACTTCATAGAAAATATCGAGACACTTTGATTTTGCATGGAAAATCACCTGATGAATCAGAGGAATTAAAATTGGAAGAGATTTCTTCAG atatgtTATCAGTTCCTGACAAGATTAGGAGAATGGTTGAAATCCTGAGATCTGATGTGGTGCAAGGGTTGGGAGTGAAACTTCTTGAAAAGGCATACAGCATCATGGAAGAAGACGATGAAGTGAAGAGAGAG CTGCAGTTGCGGGAGCATATGGGAGACAAGTATGCAAGTTACAGTGTGAAAGCACACCATCTGAAATTTCTTGAAGAAAACGTGAAGTTCTGA
- the NEK4 gene encoding serine/threonine-protein kinase Nek4 isoform X4 — MPLTAYCFLRAVGKGSYGEVSLVRHQQDSKQYLHEKHILHRDLKTQNVFLTRTNIIKVGDLGIARVLENQYDMASTLIGTPYYMSPELFSNKPYNYKSDVWALGCCVYEMATLKHAFNAKDMNSLVYRIIEGKLPPMPKDYSPQLVEIIRTMLSKKPEERPSVKSILRQPYIKHQISLFLEATKAKATRSNRKTVNSKPKDPCSVVSVKNESHIRNVTHQNHSSEQAKKYKVNEEDCIIKYKATKFCPSEKPAVELERKPSNNDLNNLGDSLATVSEVNIDILPSGRTKYGSEKCGSEHIPENNKAKYLNVPGSSKITSSSPPIKEDGLQQRAKQAFKAENVESKQSSADAIEEDGDTLKLLQPVSKDQNQTDLSLDSTEKLLAPFVPVVIQDDVCHGASGDAQEKITSHLQPHSSVSEPSLSRQRRQKKRELAEVCSEKFRTVASRPLPFPSDTNGKATQRCAEQHGAEASESVNSTKTSQVAISKERPLSARERRRLKQSQEEKFPSVIPAGRTSNSAVVEAKSHTENHVKVAQSSSDPSISQRKRETHCLSDDELSSSTSSTDKSDGDSKERKSNMNEMNDLVQLMTWTLKMDSKEKAEYCVTSTPAPEFKLHRKYRDTLILHGKSPDESEELKLEEISSDMLSVPDKIRRMVEILRSDVVQGLGVKLLEKAYSIMEEDDEVKRELQLREHMGDKYASYSVKAHHLKFLEENVKF, encoded by the exons tatTTACATGAAAAGCACATTCTGCACAGAGATCTTAAaactcaaaatgtttttctgacgCGAACAAATATAATCAAAGTGGGTGACCTGGGAATAGCCAGAGTGTTGGAAAACCAATATGACATGGCCAGCACTCTCATAGGCACACCATACTACATGAGCCCTGAACTCTTTTCTAACAAACCCTACAACTACAAG tctgatgTTTGGGCATTAGGCTGCTGCGTTTATGAAATGGCTACACTGAAACATGCCTTTAATGCTAAAGACATGAACTCTTTGGTTTATCGAATTATTGAAGGAAag tTGCCACCCATGCCAAAGGATTACAGCCCCCAGTTGGTCGAAATAATACGAACTATGCTCAGTAAAAAACCTGAGGAAAGACCTAGTGTGAAAAGCATATTACGACAGCCATATATCAAGCACcaaatttctttgtttttggaAGCCACGAAGGC gaaAGCTACCAGAAGTAATAGGAAAACAGTGAATTCTAAACCTAAAGATCCTTGTTCTGTGGTCTCAGTAAAGAATGAATCTCATATCAGGAATGTTACACACCAAAACCACTCCTCTGAGCAAGCCAAGAAATACAAAGTT AATGAAGAAGATTGCATCATCAAATATAAAGCCACCAAATTTTGTCCCTCAGAGAAACCAGCTGTTGAGttggaaagaaaaccaagcaaTAATGATTTGAACAACCTGGGAGACTCCTTAGCTACAGTTAGTGAAGTGAATATTGATATCTTACCATCTGGAAGAACGAAGTATGGAAGCGAGAAGTGTGGCAGTGAGCATATTCCAGAGAATAATAAAGCAAAGTATTTAAATGTTCCAGGGAGTTCTAAAATAACATCCAGTAGCCCACCAATTAAGGAAGATGGACTACAGCAAAGAGCAAAGCAagcttttaaagctgaaaatgttGAGTCTAAGCAGTCTTCTGCAGATGCTATAGAAGAAGATGGCGACACTTTGAAACTCCTGCAGCCTGTATCAAAagaccaaaaccaaactgaCCTG AGCTTGGATTCTACTGAAAAGCTGCTAGCACCGTTTGTTCCTGTTGTAATTCAA GATGATGTCTGTCATGGAGCTTCGGGAGATGCTCAGGAAAAAATTACCTCCCACTTGCAGCCTCATAGCTCCGTCAGTGAACCCTCTCTCTCACGGCAGCGAcggcagaagaaaagagagctAGCTGAAGTCTGTTCAGAGAAG TTCAGAACTGTTGCTTCTCGGCCTTTACCTTTTCCTTCTGACACCAACGGAAAAGCAACACAGAGGTGTGCAGAGCAGCATGGTGCTGAAGCCTCTGAATCTGTAAATAGCACCAAAACCAGTCAAGTTGCTATTTCAAAG GAGCGGCCCTTGTCAGCAAGAGAACGAAGGAGGCTAAAACAGTCTCAGGAGGAGAAGTTTCCCTCTG TGATTCCAGCAGGACGAACATCAAATAGTGCAGTAGTTGAAGCAAAATCACATACGGAAAATCATGTTAAAGTTGCTCAGTCCTCATCAGATCCCAGTATTTCTCAG agaaagagagaaacccATTGCCTGTCTGATGATGAGTTAAGCTCTTCCACAAGCTCTACAGATAAGTCTGATGGCGATTCCAAGGAGAG AAAAAGCAATATGAATGAAATGAATGACTTGGTGCAGCTAATGACATGGACACTGAAAATGGACTCTAAGGAGAAAGCTGAATACTGTGTAACCTCGACTCCAGCCCCAGAGTTTAAACTTCATAGAAAATATCGAGACACTTTGATTTTGCATGGAAAATCACCTGATGAATCAGAGGAATTAAAATTGGAAGAGATTTCTTCAG atatgtTATCAGTTCCTGACAAGATTAGGAGAATGGTTGAAATCCTGAGATCTGATGTGGTGCAAGGGTTGGGAGTGAAACTTCTTGAAAAGGCATACAGCATCATGGAAGAAGACGATGAAGTGAAGAGAGAG CTGCAGTTGCGGGAGCATATGGGAGACAAGTATGCAAGTTACAGTGTGAAAGCACACCATCTGAAATTTCTTGAAGAAAACGTGAAGTTCTGA
- the NEK4 gene encoding serine/threonine-protein kinase Nek4 isoform X1 yields the protein MPLTAYCFLRAVGKGSYGEVSLVRHQQDSKQYVIKKLNLKNASNRERKAAEQEAQLLSQLKHPNIVTYRESWQGEDGLLYIVMGFCEGGDLYHKLKEQKGKLLPENQVVEWFVQIAMALQYLHEKHILHRDLKTQNVFLTRTNIIKVGDLGIARVLENQYDMASTLIGTPYYMSPELFSNKPYNYKSDVWALGCCVYEMATLKHAFNAKDMNSLVYRIIEGKLPPMPKDYSPQLVEIIRTMLSKKPEERPSVKSILRQPYIKHQISLFLEATKAKATRSNRKTVNSKPKDPCSVVSVKNESHIRNVTHQNHSSEQAKKYKVNEEDCIIKYKATKFCPSEKPAVELERKPSNNDLNNLGDSLATVSEVNIDILPSGRTKYGSEKCGSEHIPENNKAKYLNVPGSSKITSSSPPIKEDGLQQRAKQAFKAENVESKQSSADAIEEDGDTLKLLQPVSKDQNQTDLSLDSTEKLLAPFVPVVIQDDVCHGASGDAQEKITSHLQPHSSVSEPSLSRQRRQKKRELAEVCSEKFRTVASRPLPFPSDTNGKATQRCAEQHGAEASESVNSTKTSQVAISKERPLSARERRRLKQSQEEKFPSVIPAGRTSNSAVVEAKSHTENHVKVAQSSSDPSISQRKRETHCLSDDELSSSTSSTDKSDGDSKERKSNMNEMNDLVQLMTWTLKMDSKEKAEYCVTSTPAPEFKLHRKYRDTLILHGKSPDESEELKLEEISSDMLSVPDKIRRMVEILRSDVVQGLGVKLLEKAYSIMEEDDEVKRELQLREHMGDKYASYSVKAHHLKFLEENVKF from the exons TATGTCATCAAAAAGTTAAACCTTAAAAATGCTTCCAACCgggagaggaaagcagcagaacaagAGGCACAGTTgttatcccagctgaaacaccCGAACATAGTCACCTACAGAGAGTCCTGGCAGGGGGAGGATGGCCTATTATATATTGTTATGGGATTCTGCGAGGGAGGAGATCTGTATCACAAACTTAAAGAGCAGAAGGGCAAACTTTTGCCTGAGAATCAGGTGGTGGAGTGGTTTGTCCAGATTGCCATGGCACTGCAG tatTTACATGAAAAGCACATTCTGCACAGAGATCTTAAaactcaaaatgtttttctgacgCGAACAAATATAATCAAAGTGGGTGACCTGGGAATAGCCAGAGTGTTGGAAAACCAATATGACATGGCCAGCACTCTCATAGGCACACCATACTACATGAGCCCTGAACTCTTTTCTAACAAACCCTACAACTACAAG tctgatgTTTGGGCATTAGGCTGCTGCGTTTATGAAATGGCTACACTGAAACATGCCTTTAATGCTAAAGACATGAACTCTTTGGTTTATCGAATTATTGAAGGAAag tTGCCACCCATGCCAAAGGATTACAGCCCCCAGTTGGTCGAAATAATACGAACTATGCTCAGTAAAAAACCTGAGGAAAGACCTAGTGTGAAAAGCATATTACGACAGCCATATATCAAGCACcaaatttctttgtttttggaAGCCACGAAGGC gaaAGCTACCAGAAGTAATAGGAAAACAGTGAATTCTAAACCTAAAGATCCTTGTTCTGTGGTCTCAGTAAAGAATGAATCTCATATCAGGAATGTTACACACCAAAACCACTCCTCTGAGCAAGCCAAGAAATACAAAGTT AATGAAGAAGATTGCATCATCAAATATAAAGCCACCAAATTTTGTCCCTCAGAGAAACCAGCTGTTGAGttggaaagaaaaccaagcaaTAATGATTTGAACAACCTGGGAGACTCCTTAGCTACAGTTAGTGAAGTGAATATTGATATCTTACCATCTGGAAGAACGAAGTATGGAAGCGAGAAGTGTGGCAGTGAGCATATTCCAGAGAATAATAAAGCAAAGTATTTAAATGTTCCAGGGAGTTCTAAAATAACATCCAGTAGCCCACCAATTAAGGAAGATGGACTACAGCAAAGAGCAAAGCAagcttttaaagctgaaaatgttGAGTCTAAGCAGTCTTCTGCAGATGCTATAGAAGAAGATGGCGACACTTTGAAACTCCTGCAGCCTGTATCAAAagaccaaaaccaaactgaCCTG AGCTTGGATTCTACTGAAAAGCTGCTAGCACCGTTTGTTCCTGTTGTAATTCAA GATGATGTCTGTCATGGAGCTTCGGGAGATGCTCAGGAAAAAATTACCTCCCACTTGCAGCCTCATAGCTCCGTCAGTGAACCCTCTCTCTCACGGCAGCGAcggcagaagaaaagagagctAGCTGAAGTCTGTTCAGAGAAG TTCAGAACTGTTGCTTCTCGGCCTTTACCTTTTCCTTCTGACACCAACGGAAAAGCAACACAGAGGTGTGCAGAGCAGCATGGTGCTGAAGCCTCTGAATCTGTAAATAGCACCAAAACCAGTCAAGTTGCTATTTCAAAG GAGCGGCCCTTGTCAGCAAGAGAACGAAGGAGGCTAAAACAGTCTCAGGAGGAGAAGTTTCCCTCTG TGATTCCAGCAGGACGAACATCAAATAGTGCAGTAGTTGAAGCAAAATCACATACGGAAAATCATGTTAAAGTTGCTCAGTCCTCATCAGATCCCAGTATTTCTCAG agaaagagagaaacccATTGCCTGTCTGATGATGAGTTAAGCTCTTCCACAAGCTCTACAGATAAGTCTGATGGCGATTCCAAGGAGAG AAAAAGCAATATGAATGAAATGAATGACTTGGTGCAGCTAATGACATGGACACTGAAAATGGACTCTAAGGAGAAAGCTGAATACTGTGTAACCTCGACTCCAGCCCCAGAGTTTAAACTTCATAGAAAATATCGAGACACTTTGATTTTGCATGGAAAATCACCTGATGAATCAGAGGAATTAAAATTGGAAGAGATTTCTTCAG atatgtTATCAGTTCCTGACAAGATTAGGAGAATGGTTGAAATCCTGAGATCTGATGTGGTGCAAGGGTTGGGAGTGAAACTTCTTGAAAAGGCATACAGCATCATGGAAGAAGACGATGAAGTGAAGAGAGAG CTGCAGTTGCGGGAGCATATGGGAGACAAGTATGCAAGTTACAGTGTGAAAGCACACCATCTGAAATTTCTTGAAGAAAACGTGAAGTTCTGA